The genomic window CAGACAAATCGCGAAGAGCAAATCCGTACCGATCGGGCTGGCCCAGACCGCGCGGCGGTTGATCCATGAACCATAGGGGGACAACGATGGAAAGCCGGACGACAAAACAGGCGAAACGGGAATTCCTCCGCACGGTCGCCATTATCACCGTCAGTGACCGTGGAGCGCGCGGCGAGCGCGAAGACGCTTCGGGACAGGCACTGCATGACCTCCTGACCAGGCATGGATTCGACGTCTGCTACCAGACCATCGTACCGGATGAAGCGGAGGTCATTTCCCAGGCGATCAGGGAATGCGCCGTTGTGAAGAGAGTCGCTCTGGTGCTCACCACGGGCGGCACAGGGGTATCGCCGCGAGACGTAACGCCGGAGGCGACTCGCGCGGTGATCGAACGCCTGGTCCCGGGCATGGCGGAAGCTATGCGCGCCGCAAACCTGTTGAAGACCCCTCATGCCATGCTCTCGCGGGCCGTCGTCGGCATTCGCGGTGCCACGCTCGTCATCAACCTGCCCGGCAGCCCGACCGGCGCCGTTGAAAATCTAAGCGTGCTGCTGGGAGCGTTGCCGCACGCATTGGACAAGATCCAGGGCGACATGTCGGATTGCGCCAGGCCGGCCGGGGGCTGAACCGGGGCAGGGCCGCGGGCAATCGTCAATCGTTCCGTCCATGGATGAACGGCATCCATCCGAACCGTCACGTTGGCGCCTTTCAGACCTGACCGCGGGGGGGGGGCGCCAAGGTCCGAAAAGCGCTCGAAAACCTTGTCGAACGACCGCACCGGCGTGGGAATGACCACGTGGGCTTTCCCGCTTCCTTTGAAGCCCCGTTCCTCCGCGACCCGCGGCAATGAAGGGCAAAGGGGCTCCTGCCGGGCGAAGAGCCGGCTCAGGCCTCTAGTCTTCCGAGTCTTCCCTCCCTGTCTGAGCCCTCCTGAGAGTGTAGCGCTCCACGAGTTCTTGTTTCCTTTTCTGAAAACCCTCCTTGATTCTCTCCACGTCCTCATCGAATCGAAACATACCCGATTCCGCGTCCTCAACGACCTTGAGGAACTGCTTCACCATTGCATTGTCGGACCAGTCCGTCTGCCCCTGTTTATACAGGGAATAGACCTCAGACCCGAGACGTGCCCCGGCCTTGTCGAGTTCCTTACGCGCCGAGCATTTCCTGAATTTCCGGAGGCGGATCTTGGCGAGCTTCTTCAGCCAGGCGACGGACACGAGAGCATTTTGCAGCCCGAAATATCCGGCTTGCTTGACCAGATCGGAAACCTTTTCGAATACGCTCTTCATAACTTCTTCTCCTCCTCGTCCAATGTCCGAATCAGCCGGACCAGTTCAATTCACGCCGCATGCGCTCCACCATGCGCACGAGGTGGGTTCCGGGCCAGTAGATTCTACCGCATCCCGGACAGTGATGAAAACACTCGTTCGTTTCGAAAACGAAGTCGGGGACTCTGCCGAATACCCGGTCGCGCGGGAGGACTTCGAGGTCCAGGTTGCAGAGGATGCAGCGGCGAAGTGGTCTGAGCTCCTCCAGCCGGATCGGCACGGCCGCGATCAATTCCTTGAGCTGTTCGGAAGGATCGTTGGATGTCAGGCAAAAAACCCCGGTCGAACCACACCACTGCCGACGCCTCGTCACGATGATCCGGCCTTCTTCCCGAAACCGAGTCACTTGAGCGGAACTGTCCACCCGCAGGCATCGGGCGTCGAAGCCGAGGATGCGCAGCCATTTGGCAACCTTCCCGAGCATGATATCGACCACGAAACGCTTTTCGGGCGAAGGCCGCTCGCTCATTTGATCGAATCCAGGTCGACGGTACGGACGCCCTCTTGAACGGGCGGGACAAAGACCGACGCATCGAAGCCGGAAGTGGGCATGATCTGTTCGACGGTTATTTCCATCCGCCATTGCGCCGATTCGAGTCGGAGTTTCCGAGGTGCATTCTGCGGTTCCAGTTCGACTGCGGGATCGTAGGTGATGCGACGGTCCCACAACCCGTCTCTTGCAGCAAGAGATTTCAGGGCGGGAGGATTGTCCTCGAACTCCCAGAGAAAGGACGCGTCACTTCCCTCGGGAGAAAAATCCGCCTTCCAGCCCGGTGCTTCCCGGCGTGGACTGAGCTTGTCGAGCTGTTCCGGAGGCACGACCGCGGCAAGGTCGTATGCGAAGACCCCGGCGGGCAAAGGCATGCCGAAGAAGTACTCGATGAGCGTTTCGGGCCGCTCGGCCGTGAAGATCATCTTTTCGGAAGGAATGGACAGGGCAGGCTTGCCGTTGTTCATGGTGAACAGCGCAACGGTCTGCCCGACCAGGTTGAAGGCTTCCAGGCGCAACTGATCCGGCAGAACGGCCAGAACGATGGCCTGAAAACGCATCTTGCCCTTGGCGCCCTCGAGCCTGATACGCAGTTTTGCCTGATAACTTCGCCAGTGGGCGGCCCTCGCTTCAAGCTTGCCGAGGTTTTCGTCGAAGGAAACGGGCCGGGGCAGCACCTCCGGCGGTTTGGGTTTCCCGCACGAGAGGCAGCAGAGCATGATCAGACCCAGCAGCACGGCATGAAAGCGGGAGGTCTTCATCGGGTTCCGATCTTCGTTACAGACAGTGGCGGAAAAGGGACGGTTCGATCTCGAGCGTTCCAACGATGCGCCTACTTGAGCCGGTCCAGCTTCTCCCGGATCTTCTCGGGCTCCGTGTGGCTGTACTCCAGCGCTTTCTCATAGGCCTCGATGGCTTCGTTCTTCTTTCCGAGACTCAAGTAAATGTCCCCGAGATGCTCGTGGATGACGGGGTCCTGCGGAACGCGCTTCAATGCCTCCAGAATGGTCTCCAAAGCCTTCTTGTGTTGCCCCAGCTTGTAGTAGACCCAGGCGAGGCTGTCCATGATGTAACCATCATCGGGAGCGGTGGCCAGGGCCGCCTTGATCATCTGGCGGGCTTCGTTGAGGTTGATTCCCATCTCCGCATACGTGTACCCGATGTAGTTCAAGGCATTGGCGTTCTGAGGCTCGATCTCGAGGATCCGTTTCATCACGGCGATGGCGTCATCCCTTCGGGACATCTTGTCGAGAATGACCCCTTTTCGGAACAGGAGATCGGTGTCTCGCGGAGTCTTGACCAGACCCCTGTCCACCGCCGCGACGCCATCCTCGTATTGTTTCGCTTCTTCATAGATGATGCCGAGATAGAGATACAGATCGGCCACTTCCGGTTGGGCGTCGATCGCCTCCTTGAGGACCGCCGCACCGTTCTGGAAGTCCTTCTGCTTGGAGAAAATCAAGGCGAGGCGGGTCTGGGCCATGGGCCAGAGCGGGCTGCTCCGTGCGATCAGCCGGAAGTTGCGGATGGCCTGCTCGAAGTCCTGTTTTTCCGCATAGGTGCTGGCCAGGTAGTACAAAGCCTGGTCGTACTGCGGCTCGTCCTTCAACAGGTAGGTGAAATCCTTGATGGCCTCCTCGTAATCCTTCTGTTGAAGGTGGATGATGCCCACTTTCAAACGGCTCTCGACATCCTTGCGGTTGAGCTTCAGAAGATGGGAGAAATGCCGTAAGGCCTCCGCGGGCCTGTCCTGGCGCATGTAAAGGTTGCCCAGCCGCGTGCGGGCGTTTACATTGGCCGGATTCGCCGACAGGATCTGCAGATAGGTCTGCTCGGCGTCCTTCAGCCGTTCGGTCACCTCGTAAACGTATGCCAGGTCGAGAGAGGCGTTTTCAAATGCGGGTTCGATCGCAAGAACGTCGAGGTAGATCTTTTCGGCCTGTTTGTAAAGTTTCATGTCCAGGAAAACCCGTGCCTTGTAGTACAGTGCCACAGGGTTGTCCGGGAGCAGGGCCTTGAGGTGGTCGAATGCCTCCATCGCCTCATCGTATTTCTTCTCCTGGGCGTAGAGCGCGCCCAGAAGGAGGTGCGCATCCTCGTTGGAAGGATTGATCTCGATGGCCCGGCTATATGCATCGATGGCCCTGGCATTCTGCCCGATTCCGGCATACAGCTGTCCGAGGAGCATGTAGGCGGGCTCGTAGGTGCGGTCAAAGCTCGTGGCGTCTTCGGTGAGCTTGAGGGCCTGTTCGATCTTGCCCTGCCGGATCAAGAGAGCGGCCAACTCGGTGAGCAGCATCGGCGATCGGGGATCCTTTTTCAGGGCTTCGTGGTATGCTTCAATGGCCTTGTCGATTTCTTTCACGCTGACATAATATTGGGCGAGCAGGTACTCGAAGTACAAGTCGGCGCGTGAGCCCGACTCGGAGCGGGCTGCCGGGGCTTTGGGGGTGGAAGATGTCGCCGCGTACGGTTTAAGCTGGGTGCAACTGCACACGGAAAGCACTGCAATGATGAGAAGGTATCGCAGAATCATAGAAGCTGTATGTCCCCGAACTGCGGCAAATTATGAAATTCCATAAATAACAATGAAGTAGAACTTTTCTCTACTAACACAGGTTCGTGCAGGAGTCAATGGCTTCACAGGGCTTTGCGCCGATTTGCCGCCGGTCGGAATGGACCCCCGTGGGAGCTCGACTGTTCAGGACCGACAGGACCCTTCAAGATGACAATGGAACACCCCAAGCTGCGTTACGGACTGGAAGCTTTGCCCATGCAACACGAAGGACAGAACATGATCCTTCTCAGGGACCGAATGGGCCACAGCTCGGACTCCCTGCTGCTTTCTCCCGTTGTTGCGGAACTGGTGATCCGCATGGACGGAACGAATTCCTTTCGGGATCTGCAGGCCCTTTTCCTGCGCATGACCGGTGAAATGCTGTACACGGAGACGCTCGACGAAATCGTGCAGAAACTGGACCAGAACCTCTTCCTCGAGAATGCGAGATTCATCGATCATGTGGCAAGGCAGGTCGCGCGCTACCGGGACGATCCCGTGAGAAGGATGCGGCACGCCGGGCAGAGCTACCCGAGCGATGCGGAGCTGTTGAATCGGCGGCTGGAGGGGTTTTTCTCGGCGGAAGACGGAGGCCCCGGGCTTCCGGGGGCGGCGCGCGACAACCGGCCCGTGCTGGGACTGGTCGCTCCACATATCGACATTCAGGCTGGCGGCCGGTGCTTTGCGCATGCCTACAAGGCCGCCGCGGATTCCGTTTCGCCGCGGACCTGGATCGTGCTCGGCACCGGGCATGAACTGGTATCCAACTATTTCGCTCTGACCGCCAAGGACTTCGAGACCCCCCTGGGGCTGGTCGGTCATGACGAAGAATGCTGCGCGCATCTGGTTAATTCGGCGAAGCGCGATATCCTTGCCGGCGAATACAACCACGTACGGGAACACACGGTGGAATTCCAGGCTGTATTCCTGGCTTATGTCCAGCCGGGGGCGAAGATCGTGCCCCTCCTGTGCTCCTTTTCGCACGAGGACCTGGAAACGGACGGGGAATACATCGATCATTTCGCCGGTCTCCTTCGCGACCTGGTGCTTACCCGTTCCGTGGGAATTCTGGCCAGCGTCGACCTGGCCCACATCGGTCCGCGCTACGGGGACCGCTTCCAGCCGACCGACAGCACGGTGAAGGACCACATGGCCTCGGACCGCGGGCTTGTGGAAAGCCTGCGCGAATGCGACGCCGAAGCTTTCATCCGCCAGATCCGCCTCGAAGGAAACCGGCGGAAAATCTGCGGGGTCGCGCCCCTGTATGTGCTGGCCCAAGCGCTCTCCGGTCTCGCGCAGGGACGGCTCCTGGATCACGCGCACGTCAGGGTCGATCCCTATGGGTCTTTCGTCACCTTTGCGAGCATGATTTTCCATGGGACGCAGGCGAGCCCTGGGTCGGATTCGGAGTGATGCCCGCAATGCCGCAAGGCTCAAGAGGGAGCCGCCGGTTCATGACGGTCTGTCAGAGAAGATCGGGAGGGAACGCAACCACCCGGTCGACGCTGTCCGCTCCGGCCAGGAGCATCACGAGCCGGTCAAGGCCGAGGGCTATTCCGGCGCATTGCGGAAGATGCTCTATGGCGGCCAGAAAGGCTTCCGGCATCGGTCTTGATGAAAGCCCCGCCTCGTGTCGGTCCGCGAGTACCGCCTCGAAGCGCTTCCGCTGCTCCGCGGGATCGGTCAGTTCCGTGAAGCCGTTGGCAAGCTCGATTCCTGCCCAATACAGCTCGAAGCGCTCTGCCACGGGGGGGGCGGAGTCCTTCAGACGGGCCAGTGCGGCCCGTTCGGGTGGATAGTCTTCCAAAAAGCAGGGGTTGGGGAACCCGAGATAGGGCTCCACCTTCGTCACCAGGTCGACATCGAAGCGGTCGGGGTCAAAGTCGACGACCGGGTCCCATCCCGCAAGGCGTAAGAAGGCGTCGCGAACGGTCAGGGATTCCCATGGTTTTCCGGGTTCGATCACGCTGCCGCGGCATGTCCCCCCACCCGTGGCCGCTCCGAAGGCACAAACCTCGTGCAGCAGCTCCACGCAATCCCGTTGCATGTCCTTGTAGCTCGCTCCCGTTCGGTACCATTCCAGCAAAGTGAACTCCGGGTGGTGCAATCGGCCCCTTTCTCCGCTTCGGAAAACGGGGGTGAGCTGGAAGAGTTTCCCGTATCCGGCCGCCAGGAGGCGCTTCATGTAAAGCTCCGGGCTGGTTGCGAGAAAAAAGCCGTCACCGGCGGGCACGGCTTCGATATTGAGCTCGGGAGCGGGAGCCGGGGTCAGCAACGGGGTCTGGACTTCCAGGAATCCCGCCCGCCGGAAGTGACTGCGAATGCGCTCGATGACCCGGGAGCGGAGCTCGAGCGCGTCGCGCTTTGCGGACAGGATATTCCGTTCCGGCATGGTCCTACACTTTGACGCGTTCCACGTAGCTGCCGTTGCGCGTGTCGATCTTGAGCGTTTCTCCCTCTTCGATAAAAAGAGGAACCTGGATGATGAAACCGGTTTCCATCGTGGCGGGCTTCGTAGCCCCCGCCGCGGTGTCGCCCTTTATCCCGGGGTCGGACCGGATCACCTTCAGCTCGACGAAGTTGGGAAGGCTGATGCCGATCGGGCGCCCCTGAAACATCAGCATGCTGACGACGAGGTTCTCGATGAGATAGTTGGTGGCGTCTCCGACCTGGGCGGCGGACATCTCGATCTGCTCGTAGGAAGTCGTATTCATGAAGTGATAGCTGTCTCCCTGCTTGTAGAGAAACTGCATGTCCTGTTCTTCCAGATCGGCGCTCTGAAACTTGTCTCCCGACCGGTAGGTGCGGTCGAACTGCGACCCGGTGATCATGTTTTTCAAGCGACAGCGGTACAGGGCCTGCCCTTTGCCCGGTTTGGAGAATTCGAAATCGACGATGATGTACGGCTCTCCGTCCATTTCCAGTTTGAGGCCCTTGCGCAGGTCGCCCGCGGTCAGTGTGACTCCCATGTAATTTCCTTTCTTTCGGATTGATTACCCAAATCAAATTACCTATTGTAATGAAATGTCTTTGAATGGGTCAAGACGCTTGATCCGGCGACCGTTTCGATTCCGTACGTTCAAGACGATGCCCCATGGATGCGGTCGCCGGCCGTTCTTTCAATCCAACATTTCGAAGGAGGCAACCATATCATGAGCGAGATTCTCTCCGTTAAAGCCAGAGAGATCCTGGATTCGCGAGGCAATCCCACCGTCGAAGCCGAGGTCATCCTCGACAGCGGTTATTCCGGCACCGCCGCTGTCCCTTCCGGGGCTTCCACGGGCTCCAGGGAGGCCCTCGAACTGCGTGACGGGGACCCCGCCCGATACCTCGGCAAAGGAGTGCTACAGGCGGTTCAAAATGTCAATGATGAAATCGCTCCCAAAGTCATCGGCATGGACGGGCGCGACCAGGTCGGCCTGGACAGTTTTCTGATCGAATTGGACGGAACGGAGAACAAGGGCCGCCTGGGTGCAAACGCAATCCTTTCCGTGAGCATGGCCGCGGCCAAAGCGGCGGCGGCCGAGTGCGAGCTTCCCCTGTACCGGTACCTGGGCGGGGCCATGGCCTCTCTTCTTCCGGTGCCCATGATGAATGTGATCAACGGCGGCGCTCACGCCGACAACAACGTGGACATCCAGGAGTTCATGATCGTTCCCGCGGGCGCGCCGACCTTCGGCGAGGCCCTGAGAATGGGAGCCGAGACCTTTCACAACCTCAAAAAGGTGCTCAAGTCCAAGGGATTGAACACCGCCGTGGGTGATGAGGGCGGGTTCGCTCCCAACCTGAGCTCCAATGAAGAAGCCATGGAAGTGCTCATGCAGGCTATCGAGGCGGCCGGGTACCGACCGGGCGAGGACATCTACATCGCCATCGACGCCGCGGCCAGCGAATTCTACAAGGACGGCTCCTATCACATGAGCGCCGAACAGAGCCCGACGAAAAGCGCCGAGGAGATGATCGCATTCTACGAAGCCTGGGCAGGGCGCTATCCGCTCATCTGCATCGAGGACGGCATGGCGGAAGGCGACTGGGGCGGGTGGCAGGCGCTCACCCGGAAGCTCGGCTACAATGTCCAGTTGGTGGGCGACGACGTGTTTGTGACGAACACGAGCATCATTGCAAAAGGCATCGCTGACGGAGTGGCCAATTCGGTTCTCATCAAGCTGAACCAGATCGGCACCGTGACCGAGACCCTCCAGGCCATCAATATGGCCTTCAAAGCCGGTTACACCGTGGTCATCTCCCACCGCTCGGGAGAGACCGAGGACACGACGATCGCCGACCTGGCCGTCGCCACCAACGCCGGTCAGATTAAGACGGGGTCCCTTTCGAGGTCGGAGCGGATCGCAAAGTACAACCAGTTGCTCCGGATCGAGGAAGAGCTCGGGGCTTCGGGTTGCTACGCCGGAATGTCGGCGTTTCGAGTCTAGTGCGCCCGGCTCACGGCAGTTTGCGGAAATGACGGGACAGGGCTTGAAGGGTTGCCGGCGTCACGGGTGCTGCGTCTCGAATCGGCTCGAACCGGTGAGCTCCGGTATCGAACGGAACCGTTGGACGGCTCGCCATTGCCGCGGCACGCCTTGAGGCGAACCGGTCGGAACCCGTCTTGAGGTGAACTACATTGAGGTGAACTAGCCCTTGACAGGATCCCGCATTTCCGGTACAAAGAGCAGATCATGTTCCGGCGGCATACCCAAGTGGTAAGGGAGCGGTCTGCAAAACCGTTATTCAGCGGTTCAAATCCGCTTGCCGCCTCCAGAAAAATCAAGGGGTCACGGTCCCGGTACCGTGGCCCCTTTTTTGATTTTTCTTCCGGTTCAAAAATATCGATTGATTTTTCGACGTCCCGAACGGCCTATGGCCGCCGAACGACGGGATCGTTTGCCTGGGTACGCATCCTTTCAATTTGCGCGGGAAAGCCATGAACGGGCGTAAAGAAGCGACGTTGTTCGTTCCGTGTATCATCGACGGCATGTACCCCGAAGTGGGTGAGGCCATGGTCGAGGTACTTCGAAGACTGGGAGTGGAGCTGTGCTATCCCGCCGGCCAGACATGCTGCGGCCAGCCGGCTTTCAAGGCCGGGTACCGGAAGGAAGCCGTGGTGGCGGCCAGGCATTTCATCAGGACCTTCGAAAGTGCCGGGACCGTTGTCTGCCCATCCGGGTCCTGCGTGGCCATGGTTCGGCACCGATACCCGGAACTGTTCAGGGACGACCCCGGGTGGCTGGAGAAGGCCCGCGCCGTGGGCGGGCGGGTTTTCGAGCTGACCGAATACCTGGTGGACGTGCTGGGGATCGAAGATGTCGGAGCGCGATACCGCGGGAAGGTCACCTATCACGATTCCTGTGATCTGCTGCGTGGTCTCGGAGTGCGCGAACAGCCCCGAAAGCTGATCGGGCGGGTGCGGGATGTGGAGTTCGTGGAAATGAAGGACTCCGAGCGGTGCTGCGGTTTCGGAGGCGTCTTCTCGTTCAAGTACGGCGACATCTCGACGGCTATCCTCAAGGACAAGGTGAGGAACATCCTCGATTCCGGGGCGGACACCGTGGTTGGATGCGACATGGGTTGCCTGATGAACATCCAGGGGATTCTCAGC from Syntrophobacter fumaroxidans MPOB includes these protein-coding regions:
- a CDS encoding MogA/MoaB family molybdenum cofactor biosynthesis protein; the protein is MESRTTKQAKREFLRTVAIITVSDRGARGEREDASGQALHDLLTRHGFDVCYQTIVPDEAEVISQAIRECAVVKRVALVLTTGGTGVSPRDVTPEATRAVIERLVPGMAEAMRAANLLKTPHAMLSRAVVGIRGATLVINLPGSPTGAVENLSVLLGALPHALDKIQGDMSDCARPAGG
- a CDS encoding Mut7-C RNAse domain-containing protein, which produces MSERPSPEKRFVVDIMLGKVAKWLRILGFDARCLRVDSSAQVTRFREEGRIIVTRRRQWCGSTGVFCLTSNDPSEQLKELIAAVPIRLEELRPLRRCILCNLDLEVLPRDRVFGRVPDFVFETNECFHHCPGCGRIYWPGTHLVRMVERMRRELNWSG
- a CDS encoding tetratricopeptide repeat protein, whose product is MILRYLLIIAVLSVCSCTQLKPYAATSSTPKAPAARSESGSRADLYFEYLLAQYYVSVKEIDKAIEAYHEALKKDPRSPMLLTELAALLIRQGKIEQALKLTEDATSFDRTYEPAYMLLGQLYAGIGQNARAIDAYSRAIEINPSNEDAHLLLGALYAQEKKYDEAMEAFDHLKALLPDNPVALYYKARVFLDMKLYKQAEKIYLDVLAIEPAFENASLDLAYVYEVTERLKDAEQTYLQILSANPANVNARTRLGNLYMRQDRPAEALRHFSHLLKLNRKDVESRLKVGIIHLQQKDYEEAIKDFTYLLKDEPQYDQALYYLASTYAEKQDFEQAIRNFRLIARSSPLWPMAQTRLALIFSKQKDFQNGAAVLKEAIDAQPEVADLYLYLGIIYEEAKQYEDGVAAVDRGLVKTPRDTDLLFRKGVILDKMSRRDDAIAVMKRILEIEPQNANALNYIGYTYAEMGINLNEARQMIKAALATAPDDGYIMDSLAWVYYKLGQHKKALETILEALKRVPQDPVIHEHLGDIYLSLGKKNEAIEAYEKALEYSHTEPEKIREKLDRLK
- the amrB gene encoding AmmeMemoRadiSam system protein B, whose amino-acid sequence is MTMEHPKLRYGLEALPMQHEGQNMILLRDRMGHSSDSLLLSPVVAELVIRMDGTNSFRDLQALFLRMTGEMLYTETLDEIVQKLDQNLFLENARFIDHVARQVARYRDDPVRRMRHAGQSYPSDAELLNRRLEGFFSAEDGGPGLPGAARDNRPVLGLVAPHIDIQAGGRCFAHAYKAAADSVSPRTWIVLGTGHELVSNYFALTAKDFETPLGLVGHDEECCAHLVNSAKRDILAGEYNHVREHTVEFQAVFLAYVQPGAKIVPLLCSFSHEDLETDGEYIDHFAGLLRDLVLTRSVGILASVDLAHIGPRYGDRFQPTDSTVKDHMASDRGLVESLRECDAEAFIRQIRLEGNRRKICGVAPLYVLAQALSGLAQGRLLDHAHVRVDPYGSFVTFASMIFHGTQASPGSDSE
- the epmA gene encoding EF-P lysine aminoacylase EpmA, producing the protein MPERNILSAKRDALELRSRVIERIRSHFRRAGFLEVQTPLLTPAPAPELNIEAVPAGDGFFLATSPELYMKRLLAAGYGKLFQLTPVFRSGERGRLHHPEFTLLEWYRTGASYKDMQRDCVELLHEVCAFGAATGGGTCRGSVIEPGKPWESLTVRDAFLRLAGWDPVVDFDPDRFDVDLVTKVEPYLGFPNPCFLEDYPPERAALARLKDSAPPVAERFELYWAGIELANGFTELTDPAEQRKRFEAVLADRHEAGLSSRPMPEAFLAAIEHLPQCAGIALGLDRLVMLLAGADSVDRVVAFPPDLL
- the efp gene encoding elongation factor P, which produces MGVTLTAGDLRKGLKLEMDGEPYIIVDFEFSKPGKGQALYRCRLKNMITGSQFDRTYRSGDKFQSADLEEQDMQFLYKQGDSYHFMNTTSYEQIEMSAAQVGDATNYLIENLVVSMLMFQGRPIGISLPNFVELKVIRSDPGIKGDTAAGATKPATMETGFIIQVPLFIEEGETLKIDTRNGSYVERVKV
- the eno gene encoding phosphopyruvate hydratase, which produces MSEILSVKAREILDSRGNPTVEAEVILDSGYSGTAAVPSGASTGSREALELRDGDPARYLGKGVLQAVQNVNDEIAPKVIGMDGRDQVGLDSFLIELDGTENKGRLGANAILSVSMAAAKAAAAECELPLYRYLGGAMASLLPVPMMNVINGGAHADNNVDIQEFMIVPAGAPTFGEALRMGAETFHNLKKVLKSKGLNTAVGDEGGFAPNLSSNEEAMEVLMQAIEAAGYRPGEDIYIAIDAAASEFYKDGSYHMSAEQSPTKSAEEMIAFYEAWAGRYPLICIEDGMAEGDWGGWQALTRKLGYNVQLVGDDVFVTNTSIIAKGIADGVANSVLIKLNQIGTVTETLQAINMAFKAGYTVVISHRSGETEDTTIADLAVATNAGQIKTGSLSRSERIAKYNQLLRIEEELGASGCYAGMSAFRV
- a CDS encoding (Fe-S)-binding protein; this encodes MNGRKEATLFVPCIIDGMYPEVGEAMVEVLRRLGVELCYPAGQTCCGQPAFKAGYRKEAVVAARHFIRTFESAGTVVCPSGSCVAMVRHRYPELFRDDPGWLEKARAVGGRVFELTEYLVDVLGIEDVGARYRGKVTYHDSCDLLRGLGVREQPRKLIGRVRDVEFVEMKDSERCCGFGGVFSFKYGDISTAILKDKVRNILDSGADTVVGCDMGCLMNIQGILSRTRHPVRAMHIAQLLAGSSDALPSPARRVPHPPCR